A stretch of Triticum aestivum cultivar Chinese Spring chromosome 1D, IWGSC CS RefSeq v2.1, whole genome shotgun sequence DNA encodes these proteins:
- the LOC123170832 gene encoding uncharacterized protein: MLSFLRAAVSGRLRRTLSTAAARPPWAMMYRVSQGSNSTESVSSSLAPPPSVSFVSVPSHALDIDPFPPQPKCVSLFRGLVLAASGHGLLLLDTHMSRLQAHDLKLLYRRFARFVCNPVTGQLLRLPDFDGAEKTLTDGMGLLTQAYGASGPPKRYAAAQLTEVDGGQRFLLRRFSSETGDWDERVLPSPMPPRRRMHMVHEVLDYGGRLWWVDVSWGAICVDPFSDRPELCPVELPAHSMLPDQLDENEMRQLIKHRHMGVSAGRLLYAEVDPLHIRSFTLDDESRRWTLQHQVSVDLLPNGGNAKEMPLVAAVDPLDTNLLHLNVDRVNFSIDMSRKRMIESTAIPTDMSPPSESATTSYLPCVLPSFLRSSPIPGKKSVTKNKTLADVLVRLDRHHAK; this comes from the exons ATGCTGTCCTTTCTCCGCGCCGCCGTCTCCGGCCGCCTTCGCCGCAccctctccaccgccgccgcgcgccctccCTGGGCGATGATGTACCGGGTCTCCCAGGGGTCCAACTCCACGGAGAGCGTGTCGTCCTCgctcgccccgccgccgtccgTCTCCTTCGTCTCCGTGCCCAGCCACGCCCTCGACATCGACCCCTTTCCGCCCCAACCCAAGTGCGTCAGCCTGTTTCGCGGCCTCGTCCTCGCCGCCAGCggccacggcctcctcctcctggacACCCACATGAGCCGCCTCCAGGCTCATGACCTGAAGCTCCTCTACCGGAGGTTCGCGCGCTTCGTCTGCAACCCGGTCACCGGCCAGCTGCTCCGCCTCCCGGACTTCGACGGCGCCGAGAAGACCTTGACCGACGGCATGGGGCTCCTCACCCAGGCCTACGGCGCCAGCGGGCCGCCCAAGAGGTATGCCGCTGCTCAGCTCACCGAGGTCGACGGCGGGCAGCGCTTCCTGCTGCGCCGGTTCTCCTCGGAGACAGGGGACTGGGACGAGCGGGTGCTGCCGTCCCCGATGCCGCCTAGGCGGCGGATGCACATGGTTCACGAGGTGCTGGACTACGGAGGCCGGCTCTGGTGGGTGGACGTGAGCTGGGGCGCCATCTGCGTCGATCCGTTCAGCGACCGGCCTGAACTCTGCCCCGTCGAGCTGCCGGCACACAGCATGCTTCCTGACCAACTGGACGAGAACGAAATGAGGCAGCTTATCAAGCACCGCCACATGGGGGTCAGCGCCGGCAGGCTGCTCTATGCCGAGGTCGACCCGTTACATATCAGATCCTTCACGCTCGACGACGAGAGCCGCCGCTGGACGCTGCAGCACCAGGTGTCGGTTGATCTTTTGCCCAATGGAGGTAATGCCAAGGAGATGCCTTTGGTTGCTGCTGTCGATCCACTGGACACCAACCTGCTGCATCTCAACGTGGACAGAGTTAATTTCAGCATCGACATGTCCAGGAAGAGGATGATTGAGAGTACTGCAATACCTACTGACATGTCTCCTCCGAGCGAGTCCGCAACAACTTCCTATCTACCGTGCGTGCTCCCTTCATTTCTTCGATCAAGCCCGATTCCAG GTAAGAAGTCTGTCACGAAAAACAAGACTTTGGCAGATGTTCTGGTTCGTTTAGACAGACATCACGCTAAATGA